One Ananas comosus cultivar F153 linkage group 23, ASM154086v1, whole genome shotgun sequence genomic window carries:
- the LOC109728112 gene encoding phosphoglycerate mutase-like protein AT74H isoform X5, producing MRTEEENFDIVEEMSRRHPKFERRLPKRIILMRHGESQGNLDMSAYTTTPDYRIPLTPLGAEQARAAGRGIREAVSEGGRAPGWKVYFYVSPYERTRSTLREIGRAFPKERILGVREECRIREQDFGNFQVEERMKVIKETRQRFGRFFFRFPEGESAADVFDRVASFMESLWRDIDMKRIDQDENSETNLVIVSHGLTTRVFLMKWFKWTVDQFERLNNLENCEFRVMQLGPGGEYSLLIHHTQEELERWGMSPEMIADQQWRATANRGTWNEDCSWYLTSFFDGLEDSEDPDGERNGENEL from the exons ATGAGAACAGAAGAAGAGAACTTCGACATTGTGGAGGAGATGAGCAGACGGCATCCGAAGTTCGAGAGGCGGCTTCCGAAGCGGATCATCCTCATGAGGCACGGCGAGAGCCAGGGGAACTTGGACATGTCGGCCTACACCACCACGCCGGACTACCGGATCCCCCTCACGCCGCTCGGGGCCGAGCAGGCCCGCGCGGCGGGGCGGGGCATCCGCGAGGCCGTGTCGGAGGGCGGCCGCGCCCCCGGCTGGAAGGTGTACTTCTACGTGTCGCCGTACGAGCGGACGCGGTCGACGCTGCGGGAGATTGGGCGGGCGTTCCCCAAGGAGCGGATCCTCGGGGTGCGGGAGGAGTGCCGGATCCGGGAGCAGGATTTCGGCAACTTCCAGGTGGAGGAGCGGATGAAGGTGATCAAGGAGACGCGGCAGCGGTTCGGCCGGTTCTTCTTCCGGTTCCCCGAGGGCGAGTCCGCCGCCGACGTGTTCGACCGCGTCGCAA GTTTTATGGAGTCGCTGTGGCGGGATATCGATATGAAGAGGATTGATCAGGACGAGAACTCGGAGACGAACCTCGTGATCGTGTCGCACGGGCTGACGACGCGGGTGTTCCTGATGAAGTGGTTCAAGTGGACGGTGGACCAGTTCGAGCGGCTGAACAACCTGGAGAACTGCGAGTTCCGGGTGATGCAGCTGGGCCCCGGCGGCGAGTACAGCCTCCTGATCCACCACACGCAGGAGGAGCTCGAGAGGTGGGGGATGTCGCCCGAGATGATCGCCGACCAGCAGTGGCGCGCCACCGCCAACCGCGGCACCTGGAACGAAGACTGCTCGTGGTACCTCACCTCGTTCTTCGACGGCCTCGAGGATTCGGAGGATCCGGACGGCGAACGAAACGGCGAAAACGAGTTGTGA